From a region of the Candidatus Eisenbacteria bacterium genome:
- a CDS encoding cation:proton antiporter has product MDFWAILFDVGALLAAALALGALCERLRQSALLGYLLAGALLGPNGLDIAATGEEITGLAEVGVALLLFSVGLEFSWKRLREMGPIALGGGTLQVVATGLLAAAAASALGVSPRGAIVLGGALALSSTAGVLRMLMTRAEVDSVHGRHALGILLLQDLAVIPLVLLSGVLTDSSHGGILPALGRSGLMLLAAMTLLYLLFNILAPRVLIATARIRNRELPVLFAMVAALASIWMAHEMGLSPALGAFVAGLLLAESPYAAQVRADLAVLRVLLVALFFGSVGMLSDPGWMVSHVRLIAWVVAAVVVGKAAIVWGVLRALRQTHFQSIAAGVCLAQIGEFSFVIAGPARGTVLTDDLFKMMAATMMATLFLTPYLVAGARPAASFVLGALRRVGLARSDAPPAESGLADSSGLVILVGYGPAGEAVGEALKKYGVRVLVLDLNTQLARKAQEDGFEARVGDATQVEVLDSLRVASACAIAVTVPDPLTAEKIVQAVRSRNDRALIVARARYHRYHAALEIAGADVVIDEEEHVGVSLGLHLVRSMRGAARMAARRSGSPSAAAECSPADRAP; this is encoded by the coding sequence ATGGACTTCTGGGCGATTCTGTTCGATGTGGGAGCTCTCCTCGCGGCCGCCCTCGCGCTCGGGGCCCTGTGCGAGCGGCTGCGCCAGAGCGCGCTCCTCGGATACCTGCTGGCCGGGGCGCTCCTCGGGCCGAACGGGCTCGACATCGCGGCGACCGGCGAGGAGATCACCGGGCTCGCGGAGGTCGGGGTCGCGCTCCTCCTCTTCTCGGTCGGCCTCGAGTTCTCGTGGAAGCGCCTCCGCGAAATGGGACCGATCGCGCTGGGCGGGGGAACGCTTCAAGTCGTCGCGACCGGCCTTCTCGCCGCAGCCGCCGCGTCGGCTCTCGGGGTCTCGCCTCGCGGAGCGATCGTCCTCGGCGGCGCGCTCGCCTTGAGCAGCACCGCCGGCGTGCTGCGCATGCTCATGACCCGCGCCGAGGTCGACAGCGTGCACGGTCGCCACGCGCTCGGAATCCTTCTCCTGCAAGACCTCGCCGTGATCCCGCTCGTCCTTCTCTCCGGCGTTCTCACGGATTCGTCTCACGGCGGGATCTTGCCCGCTCTCGGCCGCTCGGGCCTCATGCTTCTCGCGGCGATGACTCTTCTCTACCTTCTCTTCAACATTCTCGCTCCCCGCGTTCTCATCGCAACCGCCCGGATTCGAAATCGCGAGCTTCCGGTTCTCTTCGCGATGGTCGCCGCGCTCGCGTCGATCTGGATGGCCCACGAGATGGGGCTCTCCCCGGCGCTCGGTGCGTTCGTCGCGGGCCTTCTCCTCGCGGAGTCCCCCTATGCCGCCCAGGTCCGCGCGGATCTCGCCGTGCTCCGTGTCCTCCTCGTCGCGCTCTTCTTCGGGTCGGTGGGAATGCTCTCCGATCCGGGATGGATGGTGAGCCATGTTCGTCTGATCGCGTGGGTCGTCGCGGCGGTCGTCGTCGGGAAGGCAGCGATCGTGTGGGGCGTGCTTCGCGCACTTCGCCAAACGCACTTTCAGTCGATCGCCGCGGGAGTGTGTCTCGCGCAGATCGGCGAGTTCTCTTTCGTCATCGCCGGTCCCGCACGGGGGACCGTTCTCACGGACGATCTCTTCAAGATGATGGCCGCGACGATGATGGCGACGCTCTTCCTGACCCCCTATTTGGTCGCGGGCGCACGTCCGGCCGCGTCGTTCGTTCTCGGAGCGTTGCGGCGGGTCGGTCTCGCGCGCTCGGACGCGCCTCCCGCCGAGTCGGGTCTTGCGGATTCGTCCGGCCTCGTGATCCTCGTCGGCTACGGCCCGGCGGGAGAGGCGGTCGGCGAGGCGCTCAAGAAGTACGGCGTTCGCGTGTTGGTTCTCGATCTCAACACGCAGCTCGCGCGGAAGGCGCAAGAGGACGGGTTCGAGGCGCGCGTCGGGGACGCGACGCAGGTGGAGGTTCTGGATTCTCTCCGCGTCGCCTCCGCCTGCGCGATCGCGGTCACGGTACCCGACCCGTTAACGGCCGAGAAGATCGTTCAGGCCGTGCGTTCTCGAAACGACCGCGCGCTGATCGTCGCCCGCGCGCGCTACCACAGGTACCACGCCGCTCTCGAGATCGCGGGCGCGGACGTCGTGATCGACGAAGAGGAGCATGTCGGGGTCTCTCTCGGCCTTCACCTCGTGCGAAGCATGCGGGGCGCCGCGAGAATGGCGGCGCGCCGCTCCGGATCTCCTTCGGCCGCCGCGGAATGCTCGCCCGCGGACCGCGCGCCGTAG